The Leucobacter sp. UCMA 4100 genome window below encodes:
- the rplO gene encoding 50S ribosomal protein L15, translated as MTEEKKPAAKKAAQAEEQNVQLLKMHHLRPAPGSKPTKTRVGRGEASKGKTAGRGTKGTKARYQVRAGFEGGQMPLHMRTPKLRGFKNPFRTEYQVVNLAKLAELYPQGGDVTIDDLVAKGAVRKNQPVKVLGTGDIQVKLNISVDKVSASAAEKIAAAGGSVN; from the coding sequence ATGACCGAAGAGAAGAAGCCAGCGGCCAAGAAGGCCGCCCAGGCAGAGGAGCAGAACGTGCAGCTTTTGAAGATGCACCACCTCCGTCCCGCACCCGGCTCAAAGCCCACCAAGACCCGTGTTGGTCGCGGTGAAGCTTCGAAGGGTAAGACCGCAGGCCGCGGTACCAAGGGTACGAAGGCTCGCTACCAGGTTCGCGCTGGCTTTGAGGGTGGGCAGATGCCACTGCACATGCGCACCCCGAAGCTCCGCGGGTTCAAGAACCCCTTCCGCACCGAGTACCAGGTTGTGAACCTGGCGAAGCTCGCCGAGCTCTACCCACAGGGTGGCGACGTGACTATCGATGACCTCGTTGCAAAGGGCGCAGTTCGCAAGAACCAGCCCGTGAAGGTTCTCGGCACCGGTGACATCCAGGTCAAGCTGAACATCTCAGTTGACAAGGTGTCGGCATCTGCAGCAGAGAAGATTGCTGCAGCTGGCGGTAGCGTTAACTAA